The following are encoded in a window of Prevotella melaninogenica genomic DNA:
- the pncB gene encoding nicotinate phosphoribosyltransferase: MRQIINHFTDDDLYKLTMCCAVIDNYPRAHVCYQFVDRDDTVYPEGFAREVEHQIELLETVVITDEEINFLRQKCNYLPEWFLTYLRGFRFSREWVKVWQDEDGHLHIEFEGLWADTILLEVKVLAIISELFYMFNDQAQEFDYQELYDKTYHKTERLLEAGCVFSDFGTRRRASLTAEDTAVRAMKDCYDSREWKGRFVGTSNIHLAMKYNLMPVGTMAHEFICAIGGMFGPQMANYMAMEAWRRTYRGALGTYLYDSFGWDIFSYNFSEDFANQFKGLRIDSGDNFEQLEKIIAKYNSFGIDARDKQVLFSNALDTDKAIEIQRYAENRVKPSFGIGTHFTNDFPHVKPMNIVIKLVAVKITESWPFYNETCKISEDKGKHTGKPEVIKRFMEAINYKE; encoded by the coding sequence ATGAGACAGATTATTAATCACTTTACAGACGATGACCTTTATAAGCTTACAATGTGCTGCGCTGTCATTGACAATTATCCACGTGCACATGTTTGCTATCAGTTTGTTGACCGTGACGATACGGTCTACCCAGAAGGTTTTGCACGTGAAGTGGAACATCAAATAGAGTTACTTGAGACGGTTGTTATTACCGACGAAGAAATAAACTTTCTTCGACAGAAGTGCAATTATCTTCCAGAATGGTTCTTGACATACCTTCGCGGCTTTCGCTTTTCACGTGAGTGGGTGAAGGTATGGCAGGATGAGGATGGGCATCTTCATATTGAGTTTGAAGGATTATGGGCTGATACTATTCTGTTAGAGGTAAAGGTTCTTGCCATCATTTCAGAGCTATTCTATATGTTTAACGACCAAGCTCAGGAGTTTGATTATCAAGAACTTTACGATAAGACTTACCATAAGACAGAGCGATTACTTGAGGCTGGATGTGTATTCTCAGACTTTGGTACACGTCGCCGTGCCAGCCTTACAGCAGAGGATACTGCTGTTCGTGCTATGAAGGACTGTTATGACAGTCGCGAATGGAAAGGACGCTTTGTCGGCACCAGCAATATTCACCTTGCCATGAAGTATAATCTTATGCCTGTTGGTACGATGGCGCATGAGTTTATTTGTGCTATTGGCGGTATGTTTGGCCCTCAGATGGCAAACTATATGGCCATGGAAGCATGGCGTAGGACTTATCGAGGTGCTTTGGGAACTTACCTTTACGATTCCTTTGGGTGGGATATATTTTCTTATAACTTCTCTGAAGACTTTGCTAATCAGTTCAAGGGGTTGCGCATAGACTCTGGTGATAACTTTGAGCAGTTAGAGAAGATTATTGCAAAATATAATTCTTTCGGTATTGATGCACGTGATAAGCAGGTGCTATTCTCAAATGCTTTAGATACGGATAAGGCTATTGAGATACAGCGTTATGCTGAGAATCGAGTGAAGCCTTCATTTGGCATTGGTACTCACTTCACCAATGATTTCCCACATGTAAAGCCAATGAACATTGTTATTAAGTTGGTCGCTGTAAAGATTACGGAGTCATGGCCGTTCTATAACGAGACCTGTAAGATCTCTGAAGATAAAGGTAAGCATACGGGTAAGCCAGAGGTTATCAAGCGATTCATGGAGGCAATCAATTATAAAGAGTAG
- a CDS encoding adenylosuccinate synthase, with protein sequence MNTGKVDVLLGLQWGDEGKGKVVDVLTPRYDVVARFQGGPNAGHTLEFEGQKYVLRSIPSGIFQGGKVNIIGNGVVLAPDLFMGEAKDLEKSGHPLKERLHISKKAHLIMPTHRILDRAYEAAKGKDKVGTTGKGIGPTYTDKISRNGLRVGDILCDFEQKYATHKERHMKMLAALGWTDFEGLEETEKLWMEGIAYMKEFKFVDSENEINHLLRESKHILCEGAQGTMLDVDFGSYPFVTSSNTICAGACTGLGIGPNKVGNVYGIMKAYCTRVGSGPFPTELFDETGKTIRDLGHEYGAVTGRERRCGWIDLVQLRYSVMVNGVTELIMMKSDVLDSFETIKACVAYELPDGTETKDFPYEIDNVKPIYKDFRGWKKDMTKCKSQDEFPEEFREYVAFLENYLETRIGIISVGPDREQTIVL encoded by the coding sequence ATGAACACAGGTAAAGTAGACGTCCTGTTGGGTCTCCAATGGGGTGATGAAGGAAAAGGTAAGGTTGTAGACGTGCTCACACCACGCTACGATGTAGTAGCTCGTTTCCAAGGAGGTCCGAACGCAGGACATACTCTTGAGTTCGAAGGTCAGAAATACGTGCTGCGTTCTATACCATCAGGCATCTTCCAAGGTGGCAAAGTTAACATCATTGGTAATGGAGTTGTATTAGCTCCAGATCTCTTTATGGGTGAAGCAAAAGACCTTGAGAAGAGTGGACATCCTCTAAAGGAGCGTCTACATATCTCAAAGAAAGCCCACCTTATCATGCCAACACATCGTATCCTCGACCGCGCTTACGAAGCAGCAAAGGGTAAAGACAAGGTTGGAACTACTGGTAAGGGTATTGGTCCTACTTATACTGATAAGATCAGTCGAAATGGTTTACGTGTTGGTGATATCCTCTGCGACTTCGAACAAAAGTATGCTACTCATAAGGAGCGTCATATGAAAATGCTTGCAGCACTTGGTTGGACAGACTTTGAGGGCTTAGAAGAGACCGAGAAGCTTTGGATGGAAGGCATAGCATATATGAAGGAGTTTAAGTTTGTTGATTCTGAAAATGAAATTAACCACCTCCTTCGTGAAAGTAAACATATTCTTTGCGAAGGTGCACAAGGAACAATGCTGGACGTAGACTTTGGTTCTTATCCTTTCGTAACTTCATCAAATACAATTTGCGCAGGTGCTTGTACAGGACTTGGTATTGGCCCTAATAAGGTGGGCAATGTCTATGGTATTATGAAGGCCTACTGTACTCGTGTCGGCTCTGGTCCATTCCCAACAGAATTATTTGACGAGACAGGAAAGACCATTCGTGATCTCGGCCATGAGTATGGAGCTGTTACCGGACGTGAGCGTCGTTGTGGTTGGATTGACCTTGTTCAGCTTCGCTACTCTGTAATGGTAAATGGTGTAACTGAGCTTATTATGATGAAGAGCGATGTTCTTGATAGCTTCGAAACCATCAAGGCATGCGTTGCATACGAGTTACCAGATGGTACAGAAACAAAGGACTTCCCTTACGAGATTGATAACGTGAAACCAATCTACAAGGATTTCCGTGGTTGGAAGAAAGATATGACAAAATGTAAGTCACAGGATGAATTCCCAGAGGAGTTCCGTGAGTATGTAGCTTTCCTTGAGAACTATCTTGAGACTCGCATTGGTATTATCTCTGTTGGTCCTGACCGCGAGCAGACAATCGTTTTATAA
- the nrfH gene encoding cytochrome c nitrite reductase small subunit yields the protein MKLKTIPTKLKSMIDKFLSCISYRQKVTLSILCGVIVGLTGLFFYLLRMHTYIIGDDPAACINCHIMSPYYATWSHSAHARNTTCNDCHVPNDNVAAHYAFKGMDGMKHVAYFVTFNESQTIQAESASAEVIMDNCIRCHKQLNQEFVNTGRIDYMEAQRGEGKACWDCHRDVAHMKMNSLSSTPGAEYVEPMPPSPVPDWLQKVLGKKK from the coding sequence ATGAAACTAAAAACCATACCTACCAAATTGAAAAGTATGATAGATAAGTTTCTATCATGCATCTCATATCGGCAAAAGGTTACATTATCTATTTTGTGCGGTGTGATAGTAGGATTAACAGGGTTATTCTTTTATCTTCTACGTATGCATACCTATATAATAGGTGATGACCCAGCGGCATGTATTAATTGCCATATCATGTCACCTTATTATGCTACGTGGTCACACTCTGCACATGCTCGTAACACCACATGTAACGATTGTCACGTTCCTAATGATAACGTTGCTGCACACTATGCTTTTAAAGGTATGGATGGTATGAAGCATGTAGCTTATTTTGTTACATTTAATGAATCGCAAACTATTCAGGCAGAATCAGCATCGGCAGAAGTGATAATGGATAACTGCATCCGCTGCCATAAACAATTAAATCAAGAGTTTGTAAATACAGGCAGAATAGATTACATGGAGGCTCAGCGTGGTGAAGGTAAAGCCTGCTGGGATTGTCATCGTGATGTAGCACACATGAAGATGAATTCTCTCTCAAGCACCCCTGGTGCAGAATATGTGGAACCAATGCCACCTTCTCCTGTTCCAGATTGGTTGCAAAAAGTGTTAGGAAAGAAAAAATAA
- the nrfA gene encoding ammonia-forming cytochrome c nitrite reductase, whose translation MAKTLKKWQGWLLFGGAMVLVFILGLLCSSMLERRAEVVSVFNNRRTPMTDSIVSQNEKFAADFPREYETWAMTEDTSFVSKYNSSQEVDVLAERPEMVILWAGYSFSRGYNTPRGHRHCIDDLRKIMRTGSPGVDGQDDIQPGTCWTCKGPDVPRLMREKGTDKFYAAKWSDWGPEVMNTVGCSDCHDARTMELRPARPALYEAWARVGKDVRKASHQEMRSLVCAQCHTEYYFEKENGNYLHFPQEKGMTCEAAEEYYDSIGFYDYINPLSKAKILKAQHPGYELYLQGIHGQRGVSCADCHMPYISEGGVKYTDHHITSPLANISRTCQTCHRQDAETLRQNVYERQQKIYDFRTHVERELAAAHIEAKFAWEKGATEAEMEPVLKDLRKGQWRWDYAVASHGAAFHAPQEVMRLLGSAMEYAKDARLQIARVVARHGFTGQIPLPDVSTKAKAQSYIGLDMTKLNAQKKQFLDTIVPKWIEQARKNKRFITKPM comes from the coding sequence ATGGCAAAGACATTAAAGAAATGGCAAGGCTGGCTACTCTTTGGAGGAGCAATGGTTCTCGTGTTCATTCTTGGACTGCTCTGTTCTTCAATGCTTGAAAGAAGAGCTGAGGTTGTAAGTGTGTTCAACAACAGACGTACACCGATGACTGACTCCATTGTATCTCAGAATGAGAAATTTGCAGCTGATTTCCCACGTGAATATGAGACGTGGGCAATGACAGAAGACACAAGTTTCGTGAGTAAGTACAATTCTTCCCAGGAAGTAGATGTACTGGCAGAGAGACCCGAAATGGTTATCCTATGGGCTGGCTATTCTTTCTCAAGAGGGTATAATACACCACGTGGACACCGTCATTGTATTGATGACTTACGTAAGATTATGCGTACAGGAAGTCCAGGTGTTGATGGACAAGATGACATACAGCCAGGAACCTGTTGGACCTGCAAGGGTCCTGATGTTCCACGTCTAATGCGTGAGAAAGGAACTGATAAATTCTATGCTGCCAAGTGGAGCGACTGGGGACCAGAGGTCATGAACACCGTCGGTTGCTCTGACTGCCATGATGCAAGGACGATGGAACTTCGTCCCGCTCGTCCTGCTCTCTATGAGGCATGGGCTCGTGTCGGTAAAGACGTGAGAAAAGCCAGCCATCAAGAGATGCGTAGCCTGGTCTGCGCACAGTGCCACACGGAATACTACTTCGAGAAAGAGAATGGCAACTATCTACATTTCCCTCAAGAAAAGGGTATGACGTGTGAGGCAGCAGAGGAATACTACGATAGTATTGGCTTCTATGATTACATTAATCCATTATCAAAGGCGAAGATTCTAAAGGCACAGCACCCTGGTTATGAATTGTATTTACAGGGAATCCATGGACAGCGTGGTGTTTCATGTGCTGATTGTCATATGCCTTACATCTCTGAGGGTGGTGTGAAATATACAGATCATCATATTACAAGTCCATTAGCAAACATCAGTCGTACTTGCCAGACTTGTCACCGTCAAGATGCTGAAACACTTCGTCAGAATGTATATGAGCGTCAACAGAAGATTTATGACTTCCGTACTCATGTCGAAAGAGAACTTGCTGCAGCACATATTGAAGCTAAATTTGCATGGGAAAAGGGTGCAACTGAGGCTGAGATGGAGCCTGTTTTGAAAGATCTTCGTAAGGGTCAGTGGCGTTGGGACTATGCCGTTGCCAGCCACGGTGCTGCTTTCCATGCTCCACAAGAAGTAATGCGACTCCTTGGAAGTGCAATGGAATATGCAAAGGATGCACGCTTACAGATCGCACGTGTAGTTGCTCGTCACGGCTTTACAGGACAGATTCCTCTTCCTGACGTTTCTACTAAGGCTAAGGCACAGTCTTACATTGGCTTAGATATGACTAAGCTTAATGCACAAAAGAAGCAGTTCCTTGACACTATCGTTCCGAAGTGGATAGAGCAGGCACGCAAGAATAAGCGGTTTATAACTAAACCGATGTAA
- a CDS encoding porin family protein produces the protein MKKILVVAALMLSSVSTFAQHAVGSFNLQPKVGVSIANLTEVKGSDPRVGLVSGVEGEYQASDIFSVSAGVLYSMQGAKANFANLVDATNRLDYINVPIMANVYVVKGLAVKLGVQPGFNVSNKIKVNNLDAVENPAKAQSVDVSIPVGLSYEYNNFQLDARYNWGVSKAFKLTDAKNSVFQITLGYKFDL, from the coding sequence ATGAAAAAGATTTTAGTTGTAGCAGCACTGATGCTTTCATCAGTATCTACATTCGCACAGCATGCAGTCGGTTCATTCAACCTTCAGCCAAAGGTTGGTGTTAGTATTGCTAATCTTACAGAGGTTAAGGGCTCAGACCCTCGTGTAGGTCTTGTATCTGGTGTTGAGGGTGAGTATCAGGCAAGTGACATCTTCTCTGTAAGTGCAGGTGTACTCTACTCTATGCAGGGTGCAAAAGCTAATTTCGCTAATTTAGTTGATGCAACAAACCGCCTTGATTACATTAACGTTCCTATCATGGCAAACGTTTATGTTGTTAAAGGTCTTGCTGTTAAATTGGGTGTTCAGCCTGGATTTAATGTTAGCAACAAAATTAAGGTAAATAATCTTGATGCAGTTGAAAATCCAGCAAAGGCACAGTCTGTAGATGTTTCTATCCCAGTAGGTCTTTCTTACGAATACAACAATTTCCAGCTTGATGCTCGTTACAATTGGGGTGTTAGCAAGGCTTTCAAATTGACTGATGCTAAGAACAGCGTATTCCAGATTACTTTGGGCTACAAGTTTGACTTGTAA
- the ccsA gene encoding cytochrome c biogenesis protein CcsA, translating to MIWSYFIIFAVVSVVLWAIGAWAAWRNRRILAFGATGLGLVIFFSYILIMWITLERPPLRTMGETRLWYSFFLPLAGIIVFSRWQYKWILSFSTLLATVFVCVNIFKPEIHSKTLMPALQSPWFAPHVIVYMMAYALLGAAVVMSVYLLFFKKGTDTDKEMEITDNLAYVGLSFMTLGMLMGALWAKEAWGHYWSWDPKETWAAITWLAYLVYVHYRQYRPRIVRPALWVLIIAFILLQMCWWGINYLPSAQGVSVHTYNLN from the coding sequence ATGATTTGGAGTTATTTTATCATATTTGCAGTTGTATCAGTAGTTTTATGGGCTATAGGTGCATGGGCTGCATGGCGTAACCGTCGTATCTTAGCGTTTGGCGCAACAGGTCTTGGACTTGTAATCTTCTTTTCCTACATTCTCATTATGTGGATAACATTGGAACGTCCACCACTTCGAACGATGGGAGAAACGCGTTTATGGTATAGTTTTTTCCTTCCTTTGGCAGGTATTATTGTCTTTAGTCGTTGGCAGTATAAATGGATATTGAGCTTCTCAACACTTCTTGCAACAGTGTTTGTATGTGTTAATATCTTCAAGCCTGAGATTCATTCCAAGACGCTTATGCCTGCCTTGCAGAGTCCATGGTTTGCTCCTCATGTAATTGTGTATATGATGGCATACGCACTTTTGGGTGCAGCAGTAGTCATGTCGGTCTATCTTCTTTTCTTTAAGAAGGGAACTGATACAGATAAAGAGATGGAGATAACTGACAATCTTGCCTACGTTGGACTATCATTTATGACACTTGGTATGCTTATGGGTGCTTTGTGGGCAAAAGAGGCATGGGGACATTATTGGTCATGGGACCCAAAGGAGACATGGGCTGCTATTACTTGGCTTGCTTATTTGGTCTATGTTCACTATCGTCAGTATCGTCCTCGCATTGTTCGCCCAGCCTTATGGGTACTCATTATAGCCTTCATCTTACTGCAGATGTGCTGGTGGGGAATTAATTATCTGCCGTCAGCGCAAGGTGTGAGTGTACATACATATAACTTAAATTAA
- a CDS encoding cytochrome c biogenesis protein ResB — protein MWNKPYTLREGTAIVVGLLVTGGLLQVTIGPLEWGIFAWPANIITLILLVLALIIVYALRKRSYFCRFMSTMQAAIPAIATAAILTLLMGLTKQVAEGKAPIDPLGLTKMLNFWPFILVYLWMTAIVGEVTLNQIAHFSWRRLPTLTSHVGLFLVLTCGTLGSADMLRVKMFCEQGQVEWRGLDAFSAVHHLPVAIQLEKFTIDEYPPKLMLIDNMGLPLPKGKPENILLDKNVKSGQLLDCKIEVLKRIDNAMPVMLSKMVGKIPGGMMGNIRMDSLGQARNKDGYIASDATGTACAILVKVTTGNAPYKGVQHSYTGWLTCGSYLFPYQSLKLSDGRRLVMPNREPRRFASLVDIYTQDGKNIHTEIEVNKPFSIDGWKIYQLSYNEQMGKWSNLSIFEIVTDPWMPVVYVGIFMLLFGAVGMFLTASRKKEVKL, from the coding sequence ATGTGGAATAAACCTTATACACTTAGAGAAGGTACAGCAATAGTCGTTGGTTTATTGGTTACAGGTGGATTATTACAGGTAACAATAGGTCCCTTAGAGTGGGGTATCTTTGCTTGGCCAGCCAACATTATTACATTAATCTTACTCGTATTGGCACTTATCATAGTCTATGCACTTCGTAAGCGGTCTTATTTCTGTCGTTTCATGTCAACCATGCAAGCGGCGATTCCAGCTATTGCTACAGCTGCAATACTCACTCTTCTTATGGGACTTACCAAACAAGTGGCAGAGGGGAAAGCTCCCATTGACCCACTTGGTCTAACAAAGATGCTTAATTTCTGGCCGTTTATCCTTGTTTACCTATGGATGACAGCCATTGTTGGTGAAGTCACTTTGAATCAAATAGCACATTTCTCTTGGCGTCGCTTGCCAACACTAACGAGTCATGTCGGACTGTTCCTTGTTCTTACATGCGGTACACTTGGTAGTGCAGATATGCTTCGAGTAAAGATGTTTTGCGAGCAAGGACAGGTTGAGTGGCGTGGTCTTGATGCTTTTAGTGCTGTTCATCACCTCCCTGTGGCAATACAGCTGGAGAAGTTTACCATTGATGAATATCCACCTAAGCTCATGCTTATTGACAATATGGGACTTCCGCTTCCTAAAGGAAAGCCAGAGAATATTCTTTTAGATAAGAATGTAAAGTCTGGTCAACTGTTAGATTGTAAGATTGAGGTTCTCAAGCGCATTGATAATGCTATGCCAGTTATGCTTAGTAAGATGGTGGGTAAGATACCTGGTGGTATGATGGGCAATATCCGTATGGACTCTTTAGGACAGGCACGTAATAAGGATGGCTATATAGCTTCGGATGCAACAGGTACTGCTTGTGCGATATTGGTGAAGGTCACTACTGGCAATGCACCCTACAAGGGTGTGCAGCATAGCTACACTGGTTGGCTCACTTGTGGAAGCTATCTTTTCCCTTATCAGTCTTTGAAACTTAGTGATGGTAGAAGATTGGTTATGCCAAATCGTGAGCCACGTCGTTTCGCTTCACTTGTTGACATCTATACACAGGATGGAAAGAATATTCACACCGAGATAGAGGTTAACAAACCTTTTAGTATTGATGGATGGAAAATCTATCAGTTAAGTTATAATGAACAAATGGGCAAGTGGAGTAATCTAAGTATCTTTGAGATTGTAACAGACCCTTGGATGCCAGTTGTCTATGTAGGTATATTCATGTTGTTATTTGGAGCTGTTGGAATGTTCTTGACAGCAAGTCGTAAGAAGGAGGTTAAGCTATGA
- a CDS encoding Fur family transcriptional regulator → MTKDIVKKRVRDILDEYLEANNHRKTSERYAILDAVYDMGEHFSLDELGAALEKNNFRVSRATLYNTMRLFIELRLVVRHRFIGQTKYEACYNNEDHIHQICTLCGTVTEVDSPEIADAIKNTKFHRFRRDGFSLYIYGICSRCQAALSRQRSKFLTQKQVKNSHKSK, encoded by the coding sequence GTGACTAAAGATATAGTCAAAAAAAGAGTTCGAGACATTCTGGATGAATACCTCGAAGCTAACAATCATCGCAAGACTTCAGAGCGATATGCCATCTTGGATGCGGTCTATGACATGGGAGAACATTTCTCCTTAGATGAATTAGGTGCAGCACTTGAAAAGAATAATTTTCGAGTTTCGCGTGCCACACTTTACAATACGATGCGTCTTTTCATCGAATTACGTCTCGTAGTCAGACATCGTTTTATCGGTCAAACCAAGTATGAGGCATGCTATAACAATGAAGATCATATCCATCAGATCTGTACGCTATGCGGAACAGTGACAGAGGTTGATTCCCCAGAGATTGCGGATGCTATAAAGAACACAAAGTTCCACCGCTTTCGCCGAGATGGTTTCTCCTTATATATATATGGCATATGCTCACGCTGCCAAGCTGCCTTGTCGCGTCAGAGAAGCAAGTTTCTTACACAGAAACAAGTAAAAAACTCACATAAAAGCAAATGA
- a CDS encoding MATE family efflux transporter: MSYQFSKYETHYRNLTYLGVPIIIGQLGNLILNFADTLMIGHHSTEELAAAAFVNNMFTLVIIFAIGFTYAITALVGILYGQDKTHRIGEVMKSAAAANTCMAILLSAIMIVLYLNIHRLGQPEELLPLIRPYFLIQLVSLPFVCWFNTFRQFTDGITDTKVAMWILVAGNVMNIFGNWVLIYGHLGLPEMGLVGAGLSTMISRIVMAFIMVGIFFFSRKYKEYKKGWSLGQVKYADFKQITVLGIPLALQMGMETAAFSLSSLMVGWFGTESLAAHQVMLTISQLGYMIYYGLAAAVAVRISNFMGQRDYLAVRRTATAGIHLVFLLAILTSVPIFICRHIIGGLFTDNVNVISMVSMTIIPFMIYQFGDGLQCNYANAMRGTANIRPLIWIAFVSFFIVSLPLGYLFGVVMNYQLVGVWFAFPFGLTLSGILYYIYYQKGLNKIESGAKI; the protein is encoded by the coding sequence ATGTCATATCAATTTTCAAAGTACGAAACACACTATCGTAACCTTACTTATTTAGGCGTTCCAATCATTATCGGACAATTAGGAAACCTTATTCTTAACTTTGCCGATACACTTATGATTGGACATCATAGTACAGAAGAATTGGCTGCAGCGGCATTTGTCAACAATATGTTTACGTTAGTCATTATTTTTGCTATTGGCTTTACATATGCTATTACAGCACTTGTTGGTATTCTGTATGGACAGGATAAGACGCATCGTATTGGTGAAGTAATGAAGAGTGCTGCTGCAGCTAACACCTGTATGGCAATACTTTTATCTGCCATTATGATTGTTCTGTACTTGAACATTCACCGTTTGGGACAGCCAGAAGAGTTATTACCACTCATACGACCTTACTTCCTTATCCAACTTGTATCTCTCCCATTTGTATGTTGGTTTAATACTTTCCGCCAGTTCACCGATGGTATCACTGACACAAAGGTGGCAATGTGGATTCTTGTTGCAGGAAATGTAATGAATATCTTTGGTAACTGGGTACTTATCTATGGTCATTTAGGACTTCCAGAGATGGGATTGGTTGGTGCAGGACTATCTACAATGATTTCACGTATTGTGATGGCTTTCATTATGGTAGGCATCTTCTTCTTTAGTAGGAAATATAAAGAATACAAGAAGGGATGGAGCTTGGGCCAGGTGAAATATGCAGACTTCAAGCAGATTACAGTTCTTGGTATTCCTTTAGCATTACAAATGGGTATGGAAACTGCTGCCTTTAGCCTTTCAAGCTTGATGGTTGGCTGGTTCGGTACAGAATCCTTAGCGGCTCATCAGGTTATGTTGACGATTTCACAGTTAGGCTACATGATCTACTATGGCTTGGCAGCAGCGGTAGCAGTACGCATTAGTAACTTCATGGGACAACGTGACTATCTTGCTGTAAGACGAACAGCAACGGCAGGAATACATTTGGTTTTCTTGCTTGCCATACTCACTTCTGTGCCAATCTTTATTTGCCGTCATATCATCGGTGGTCTTTTCACTGATAACGTAAACGTTATTTCAATGGTTTCTATGACGATTATTCCATTTATGATTTATCAGTTTGGTGATGGCTTGCAGTGTAATTATGCCAACGCAATGCGTGGTACAGCTAATATTCGTCCATTAATTTGGATTGCGTTTGTTTCTTTCTTCATCGTATCTCTACCTTTAGGCTATCTCTTTGGAGTCGTTATGAACTATCAGCTGGTCGGTGTCTGGTTTGCCTTCCCATTTGGTTTAACACTGTCAGGCATACTTTACTATATCTACTATCAGAAGGGATTGAACAAGATAGAGTCTGGAGCAAAGATATAA